From a single Aricia agestis chromosome 17, ilAriAges1.1, whole genome shotgun sequence genomic region:
- the LOC121735417 gene encoding epidermal retinol dehydrogenase 2 → MLEGTKIHRPSQMANIFDIAKDTVLFLVLSCYYILESLFWTLVPNYFRPMKSLEGDVVVVTGAAGGVGRHLSLKLARLGAKVVLWDINKEALEKIHSAVKDEGYPVVSYVVDLANKEEVYETAERVKKEVGKVDMIINNAGIVYGDTFLELSDTAIETTYKVNILAHYWTVKAFLPDMISSGKGHIVTVSSVTGLLGTYRCTDYSATKFATVGFHESLFTELRAHGHDYIHATLVCPSYINTGMFTGVTPRLTAMLEPDYVADSIIESARKNEVVCVLPGSIRLFLPLKTLLPAKMCWDLMYRVMKGPQSMMTMKITKSR, encoded by the exons ATGTTGGAAGGCACAAAGATACACCGACCGTCTCAGATGGCAAACATTTTCGACATTGCCAAGGACACAGTTCTATTCCTTGTGCTCTCCTGCTACTACATCCTGGAGTCTCTATTTTGGACACTGGTGCCCAACTACTTTAGGCCCATGAAGAGTCTGGAAGGGGATGTGGTGGTGGTGACCGGTGCGGCTGGAGGGGTGGGCAGACATCTGTCTTTGAAGTTGGCGAGACTCGGCGCGAAGGTGGTGCTTTGGGATATTAATAAAGAAG CATTAGAGAAAATTCACAGCGCTGTCAAGGACGAAGGATACCCAGTGGTCAGCTATGTCGTGGACTTGGCAAATAAAGAAGAAGTATACGAGACAGCCGAGAGAGTGAAGAAAGAG GTGGGCAAAGTGGACATGATCATCAACAACGCTGGTATCGTATACGGTGACACTTTCCTGGAGCTGAGCGACACCGCCATTGAGACTACGTACAAAGTCAACATACTCGCTCACTACTGG ACAGTAAAAGCGTTCCTCCCCGACATGATATCTAGCGGCAAGGGGCACATAGTGACTGTGAGTTCTGTCACTGGCCTGCTGGGTACGTACCGCTGTACCGACTACAGCGCCACAAAGTTCGCGACGGTCGGCTTCCATGAGAGTTTGTTCACGGAGTTGAGG GCTCACGGCCACGACTACATCCACGCGACGCTGGTCTGCCCGAGCTACATCAACACGGGCATGTTCACCGGCGTGACACCTCGCCTCACCGCCATGCTGGAGCCCGACTACGTGGCCGACAGCATCATAGAGTCGGCTCGCAAGAACGAGGTTGTGTGCGTGCTGCCCGGCTCCATCAGGCTGTTCCTACCGCTGAAGAC acTACTCCCTGCAAAGATGTGCTGGGACCTAATGTATCGTGTCATGAAGGGGCCGCAGAGCATGAtgactatgaaaataactaagaGCCGCTAg